The proteins below are encoded in one region of Eubacterium sp. 1001713B170207_170306_E7:
- a CDS encoding C69 family dipeptidase, with the protein MCDTFVALSDISALNSVILAKNSDRPAFDCQPMAYHEEKTFSGGEKLQLAYVTIDQAKKRYRTFGSSPYWCWGYEEGMNAFGVTIGNEAVYTKDLTENTESEEAGKPVERGILGMELIRLGLERGKTAEEALEVMTKLVETYGQWGSGVPMSDTISGSYNNSYIIADKKEAYILETAGKRWAVRKVEKGYAAISNEVSIRTDMTRGCEDLVDHAIEKGWWPEEKRDAFDFAEAYINQNNPRQVSHIRVQRARQLLSQAAGRDEKIGVMEMKRILRDHYEDTFLEGPYFNASSPDFLTICMHDSTPGFTWGNTASSMVAVLPDNDQKLPVMWWAPVVPCCSIYIPLFIDAKGLPEYLQKAGTFGKTMCAPSDVDREDTYKEGSFWWDMRSLLDEINGDAEGATYEQRHAIVRSLFDELESRWLTEVDAVEARAVALKKEGKEQEAADMLYAYTEACVKEAQTAIERSKKMFRI; encoded by the coding sequence ATGTGTGATACTTTTGTAGCGTTGTCTGATATTTCGGCCTTAAATTCAGTTATTCTGGCAAAAAACAGCGACCGTCCGGCCTTTGACTGCCAGCCGATGGCTTATCATGAGGAAAAAACCTTTAGCGGCGGCGAGAAGCTGCAGCTTGCGTATGTAACGATTGATCAGGCTAAAAAAAGGTACAGAACCTTTGGTTCATCACCTTACTGGTGCTGGGGATATGAAGAGGGCATGAACGCGTTTGGCGTGACCATCGGCAACGAAGCGGTTTACACCAAGGATCTGACGGAAAACACAGAATCAGAGGAGGCCGGAAAACCGGTCGAGCGGGGAATCCTGGGTATGGAACTCATCCGCCTGGGACTTGAGCGGGGAAAAACCGCAGAGGAAGCCCTTGAGGTTATGACAAAGCTGGTTGAGACCTACGGACAGTGGGGCTCTGGCGTGCCAATGTCTGATACCATTTCAGGTTCATATAACAATTCTTATATTATCGCCGATAAAAAGGAAGCCTACATTCTTGAAACCGCTGGTAAGCGCTGGGCTGTCCGTAAAGTGGAAAAAGGCTACGCGGCCATCTCCAACGAAGTCAGTATCCGTACCGACATGACAAGGGGCTGTGAAGATCTTGTCGATCATGCGATTGAAAAAGGCTGGTGGCCAGAAGAAAAAAGAGATGCCTTTGATTTTGCAGAAGCATATATTAATCAGAACAATCCGCGCCAGGTTTCCCATATCCGTGTTCAGCGCGCGCGCCAGCTGCTTTCTCAGGCGGCAGGACGTGACGAAAAAATTGGCGTTATGGAAATGAAGCGTATTCTGCGCGACCATTATGAGGATACCTTTTTAGAAGGGCCGTATTTTAACGCATCGTCACCGGATTTTCTCACAATCTGTATGCACGACTCAACACCTGGTTTCACCTGGGGGAATACAGCCTCCTCGATGGTAGCAGTTTTACCGGACAATGATCAGAAGCTGCCAGTTATGTGGTGGGCGCCAGTGGTTCCGTGCTGCAGTATCTATATTCCGTTGTTCATTGATGCCAAGGGTTTGCCGGAGTACTTACAGAAGGCGGGAACCTTCGGAAAGACCATGTGCGCGCCGTCAGATGTTGACCGCGAAGATACCTATAAGGAAGGCTCCTTCTGGTGGGATATGCGTTCGCTGCTGGATGAAATTAACGGTGACGCAGAGGGCGCAACCTATGAACAGCGCCATGCCATAGTGAGAAGCCTGTTTGATGAGCTGGAAAGCAGATGGCTGACAGAAGTCGATGCGGTTGAAGCACGAGCCGTTGCGCTGAAAAAGGAAGGTAAAGAGCAGGAAGCGGCCGATATGCTTTACGCGTATACCGAAGCATGTGTCAAAGAAGCGCAGACAGCTATTGAGCGCTCTAAAAAGATGTTTCGCATTTAA
- a CDS encoding ABC transporter ATP-binding protein, translating to MTVALELKNLKKTYESGVVALRGIDLVVEQGDFYALLGPNGAGKSTTIGIITSLVNKTAGTVKVFGYDLDTDIVQAKQQIGLVPQEFNFNPFETVEQIVVNQAGYYGVPHKEALKRSEKYLKQSGLLEKRHERARMLSGGMKRRLMIARALMHEPRLLILDEPTAGVDIELRREMWDFLRDLNEKGTTIILTTHYLEEAEMLCRHIGIIQSGELIENTSMKTLLSKLQFETFIFDLEPSENRPVISGYKNYLEDDRTLVVEIRRDQGINNIFDQLTNQGIKVVSMRNKSNRLEELFLKITDVKHQSEEKNV from the coding sequence ATGACAGTTGCACTTGAACTAAAAAATTTAAAGAAAACATATGAATCGGGGGTCGTGGCCTTACGCGGCATTGACTTAGTGGTGGAACAGGGAGATTTTTATGCCCTCCTTGGCCCAAACGGCGCAGGAAAATCCACCACCATTGGAATCATTACTTCACTGGTCAATAAAACGGCTGGAACTGTAAAGGTGTTCGGTTATGACCTGGATACAGATATTGTGCAGGCAAAGCAGCAGATCGGCCTGGTTCCCCAGGAGTTCAACTTCAACCCATTTGAAACAGTGGAACAGATCGTTGTCAATCAGGCTGGTTATTACGGCGTCCCGCACAAGGAAGCGCTGAAGCGCAGTGAGAAATATCTGAAGCAGTCCGGCCTGTTAGAAAAACGACATGAACGGGCACGAATGCTTTCCGGCGGGATGAAGCGGCGTTTGATGATTGCGCGAGCGTTGATGCACGAACCGCGTCTGCTTATTTTAGACGAACCCACCGCTGGCGTAGACATTGAACTGAGACGGGAAATGTGGGATTTTTTGAGGGACTTGAATGAAAAAGGAACGACCATCATCCTGACAACTCATTATCTTGAAGAAGCAGAAATGCTCTGCCGCCATATCGGGATCATCCAGTCAGGTGAACTAATTGAAAACACGAGCATGAAGACGCTTTTGTCAAAGTTACAGTTCGAGACTTTTATTTTTGATTTAGAGCCTTCTGAAAACAGACCGGTCATCAGCGGATATAAAAATTATCTTGAGGATGACAGGACCCTTGTCGTTGAAATCCGGCGTGACCAGGGTATCAATAATATTTTTGATCAACTCACAAACCAGGGCATAAAAGTTGTTTCTATGCGAAACAAATCCAACCGGTTAGAGGAACTGTTTTTAAAAATTACCGATGTAAAACATCAATCGGAGGAAAAAAATGTTTAA
- a CDS encoding ABC transporter permease — protein MFKLYFTALKRLSAKETNRYLRIWVQTLVPPVITTSLYFVIFGNLIGGRIGEMGGFSYMEFIVPGLIMMSVITSSYTNVASSFFSQKFQKNIEELLVAPVPTQVIILGFVTGGLGRSIMVGALVTGISLFFVPLHVFSWSIIIITLLMTAVLFSLAGLLNGIFAKSFDDVSIVPTFVLQPLTYLGGVFYSISMLPPIWQAVSKVNPIVYMVSGFRFGFLGVTDVPIVWSLIILILFIIALYTICWYLIEKGFGLRS, from the coding sequence ATGTTTAAGCTTTATTTTACTGCACTAAAACGTCTGTCCGCAAAAGAAACCAACCGCTATCTGCGCATCTGGGTACAAACCCTGGTGCCGCCAGTCATCACCACCTCACTGTATTTCGTCATTTTTGGAAACCTGATCGGTGGGCGAATCGGAGAAATGGGTGGCTTTTCCTATATGGAATTCATCGTGCCCGGGCTCATTATGATGTCTGTCATCACGAGCTCCTACACTAACGTTGCGTCCTCCTTCTTCTCTCAAAAATTTCAGAAAAATATTGAGGAGCTGTTAGTGGCACCGGTACCGACTCAGGTCATTATCCTGGGCTTTGTCACTGGTGGACTGGGGCGCAGCATCATGGTCGGTGCCCTTGTCACTGGGATTTCATTATTTTTTGTCCCCCTTCATGTCTTTTCCTGGTCCATCATTATCATTACCTTGCTTATGACCGCCGTATTGTTTTCTTTAGCCGGTCTGCTGAACGGGATCTTCGCAAAATCCTTTGATGATGTCTCCATTGTGCCAACCTTTGTACTACAGCCCTTAACCTATCTGGGCGGGGTATTCTATTCCATTTCAATGCTGCCGCCGATCTGGCAGGCCGTTTCAAAGGTGAATCCCATTGTGTATATGGTCTCGGGTTTCCGTTTTGGATTTCTCGGCGTAACAGATGTCCCAATTGTATGGTCTCTGATAATCCTTATCCTGTTCATCATTGCGCTCTACACCATTTGCTGGTATTTGATTGAAAAAGGGTTCGGCTTAAGAAGCTGA
- a CDS encoding VOC family protein produces MKKMAVRVQYSTMIVKSLDESVKFYKDILGFKEGYHVDLAGGGSITIMESEGASVELIENTNFPVGLYSIGTDVDDIDETIRHLEENGYQTTGPIMPTTVGKQTFVLDPNGVRICLIEHTHEYKEKYMLED; encoded by the coding sequence ATGAAGAAAATGGCGGTTAGAGTACAGTATTCAACAATGATTGTTAAAAGCCTGGATGAATCTGTGAAATTTTACAAAGATATATTGGGTTTTAAAGAAGGATACCATGTAGATCTTGCCGGTGGCGGCAGCATTACTATCATGGAAAGCGAAGGCGCAAGTGTGGAGCTTATTGAGAATACAAACTTTCCGGTAGGGCTGTATTCGATCGGGACAGATGTCGATGATATTGATGAGACAATCAGACATTTGGAGGAAAATGGTTATCAGACAACCGGCCCCATAATGCCTACTACAGTAGGAAAACAGACCTTTGTGCTGGACCCGAACGGCGTTCGCATCTGTCTGATCGAGCATACACATGAGTATAAAGAAAAATATATGCTAGAGGATTAA
- a CDS encoding HAMP domain-containing sensor histidine kinase codes for MFKHIRFFFRRCVVLIILSIVVLFVLNLYLGYAIAVNPATGDLKESPGTIIEKVSEGLVKSESGMLELSEEGKTLLTDSGAWAILIDNTTSDVVWGDYVPPEIPSHFTPTDIAGFSRYYLKDYPAFTWEHSNGLLVLGFPKNSYLRLGDKYYSIAVLQKTITQALPIMLALNLLAVMVIYIISGTRMMRPVKNVVAGLEALSRDQPVWLKEKGAFSEVFASINQTSSILSEKSEALKKKDSARANWIAGVSHDIRTPLSIILGYAEGLKTDRDTETRQAGEIISHQTLRIRSLVNDLNLASKLEYEMQPVDLEPVDVLESLRQVISDTLNNGLPEQYTIDFSYNDNCRGCLVKGDARLLERALVNLIQNSIRHNPEGCDILVKLQRKMGELEIIVSDNGAGVDTEKLEQIRNATHYIQNEEEGRIQSHGLGLFIVKKVVSAMSGRIAFESEKDKCFLVRVTLPVLSGQQAE; via the coding sequence ATGTTTAAGCATATCCGATTTTTTTTCAGACGCTGTGTGGTTTTGATCATACTTTCCATTGTCGTCCTCTTTGTCCTTAATCTGTACTTGGGCTACGCCATTGCTGTCAACCCGGCGACAGGAGACTTGAAGGAATCGCCAGGCACAATCATCGAAAAAGTATCCGAAGGGCTGGTAAAAAGTGAAAGTGGAATGCTGGAACTTTCAGAGGAAGGAAAAACATTGCTTACAGACAGTGGTGCGTGGGCAATACTCATTGACAATACAACCAGTGATGTCGTCTGGGGTGATTATGTTCCGCCAGAGATACCGAGCCATTTCACCCCAACAGATATCGCCGGTTTTTCCCGCTATTATCTGAAAGATTATCCGGCATTTACCTGGGAGCATTCCAATGGTCTGCTGGTTTTGGGTTTCCCGAAAAACAGCTATCTGCGACTTGGGGATAAATATTACAGTATAGCTGTGCTTCAGAAGACCATTACGCAGGCCCTGCCCATTATGCTGGCGCTCAATCTGCTGGCGGTGATGGTGATCTATATCATCAGTGGAACACGGATGATGCGCCCTGTCAAGAATGTGGTAGCAGGGTTAGAAGCACTTTCCAGAGATCAGCCTGTCTGGCTAAAAGAAAAAGGCGCTTTTTCAGAAGTATTCGCAAGCATTAACCAGACCTCGTCTATTTTGTCCGAAAAGAGCGAAGCACTCAAGAAAAAGGACAGCGCCCGTGCTAACTGGATTGCCGGGGTGTCGCACGATATCCGAACGCCTTTGTCCATTATCCTTGGCTATGCCGAGGGTCTTAAAACAGACAGAGATACCGAAACCCGGCAGGCAGGGGAGATTATCAGCCATCAGACGCTGCGGATACGATCACTGGTCAATGATTTAAATCTGGCGTCTAAACTGGAATATGAAATGCAGCCTGTGGACCTGGAACCTGTCGACGTACTGGAAAGCCTGCGACAGGTCATCAGCGACACATTAAACAACGGGCTTCCAGAGCAGTATACCATCGACTTCAGCTACAATGATAACTGCCGCGGATGTCTTGTAAAGGGAGACGCCAGACTGCTTGAACGAGCTCTGGTCAATCTGATTCAAAACAGTATCCGCCATAATCCAGAGGGCTGTGACATTCTGGTGAAGCTGCAAAGAAAAATGGGTGAGCTGGAAATAATAGTTTCAGATAACGGTGCAGGAGTGGACACAGAAAAGCTCGAGCAAATTCGGAATGCCACACACTATATTCAGAACGAGGAAGAAGGCCGCATACAGAGTCATGGACTTGGCCTTTTTATTGTCAAGAAGGTCGTGAGCGCTATGTCGGGCAGAATAGCTTTTGAAAGCGAAAAAGACAAATGCTTTTTGGTCAGAGTAACACTGCCGGTGCTTTCCGGTCAACAGGCGGAATAG
- a CDS encoding secondary thiamine-phosphate synthase enzyme YjbQ — MLYEFKLKTDRENMHDITPQVWEAVQKSGIKDGTVTVFAPHTTAAITINENADPDVVHDILAGLRHTYPDLPEYRHAEGNSTAHLKSSTLGVSETVMLVGGNLLLGTWQDLYFCEFDGPRNRHFYVRITEEK, encoded by the coding sequence ATGCTCTACGAATTTAAACTTAAAACTGACCGTGAAAACATGCATGATATTACGCCTCAGGTTTGGGAGGCTGTTCAAAAAAGCGGTATTAAAGACGGTACTGTAACGGTCTTTGCACCACACACAACAGCGGCCATCACCATCAATGAAAACGCTGACCCGGATGTGGTTCACGATATCCTCGCCGGCCTGCGCCATACCTATCCCGATCTTCCTGAATACCGGCACGCGGAGGGCAACAGCACCGCACACTTAAAATCGAGCACCCTCGGTGTGAGTGAGACGGTTATGCTGGTGGGTGGTAATTTACTGCTGGGCACCTGGCAGGATCTTTACTTCTGTGAGTTCGACGGCCCCAGAAACCGTCACTTTTATGTGCGTATTACAGAAGAAAAATAA
- a CDS encoding response regulator: MYNILVVNDREVFRRKLKRMPYWEECSAKFRISDEASNGLEALELLREQDIDLVLTDIRMPLVDGITLLKQIKQENLCNCVILLSEYAEFSYAREGILNGAFDYIVKPIDNAKVEDCFERAYVFLSSTNETARVSVHHTEALADYMLSGNLDDAMVYARHVDAELEVETEGPESSVIRMNELLKKLKAIIRAKKPYLEKYLMMDDLFQIDLRKSACKTEVITFSGCIARIFEQLKPFMLQSDNKMVQEMCILVLEKPEERHSLAGLANTYFVNQKYLGSLFKQEMDLSFSQYLTFLKMRRAEILLADKSLKIYEIAEGLGYEDVEYFSRIFKNTAGRSPSSYRESLTKKEKNTVKK; this comes from the coding sequence ATGTACAATATATTAGTCGTTAATGACAGAGAAGTTTTTAGAAGAAAGCTGAAACGCATGCCTTATTGGGAGGAATGTAGTGCGAAATTCAGGATCAGCGACGAGGCCTCCAATGGGCTGGAAGCCCTTGAGCTTCTCAGAGAACAGGATATTGATCTGGTGCTGACAGATATTCGGATGCCGCTGGTTGATGGAATTACACTGCTTAAGCAGATTAAACAGGAAAATCTTTGCAACTGTGTTATCCTGCTGAGTGAATATGCTGAATTTTCATACGCGCGCGAAGGTATTTTAAACGGTGCTTTTGACTATATTGTAAAGCCCATCGATAACGCCAAGGTTGAGGACTGCTTTGAACGGGCATACGTCTTTCTCAGCAGCACTAATGAAACGGCACGGGTCAGCGTGCACCATACCGAGGCTTTAGCAGACTACATGTTGAGCGGAAACCTGGACGACGCCATGGTCTATGCAAGACATGTCGATGCTGAGCTGGAAGTCGAAACAGAGGGCCCGGAGTCGAGCGTTATCCGCATGAACGAACTGCTGAAAAAGCTGAAGGCAATCATCCGCGCTAAAAAGCCATATCTGGAAAAATACTTGATGATGGACGATCTGTTTCAGATTGACCTTCGAAAAAGCGCATGTAAAACGGAGGTAATCACTTTTTCAGGGTGCATTGCCAGAATTTTTGAACAGCTGAAACCCTTCATGCTGCAATCTGATAACAAGATGGTCCAGGAGATGTGTATACTTGTGCTGGAAAAGCCGGAGGAAAGACACAGCCTGGCCGGTCTGGCCAACACTTATTTCGTCAACCAGAAATATCTGGGGAGTTTATTTAAACAGGAGATGGATCTCAGTTTTTCACAGTATCTGACTTTTTTAAAAATGCGGCGGGCAGAAATACTGTTGGCGGATAAAAGCCTGAAAATCTATGAAATAGCTGAAGGGCTGGGGTATGAGGATGTGGAGTATTTCAGCCGGATTTTTAAAAATACAGCCGGCCGGTCGCCGAGTAGCTACAGGGAGAGTCTGACAAAAAAAGAAAAGAACACCGTAAAAAAATAA
- a CDS encoding heme-binding protein, with the protein MTQTGKLLEMAKKMAEAAEKKAVEIDVPMVISVCDIGGNTVLVHRMEDSLLASISIAQNKAYTAASLKMPSSVAGDAAKEAGELFGLGNCCEGRIVTFGGGFPIKEGDRIIGAIGVSGGSVAEDESVAQAGLDAL; encoded by the coding sequence ATGACACAGACAGGTAAACTATTGGAAATGGCCAAAAAGATGGCCGAAGCAGCCGAAAAAAAAGCTGTTGAAATTGATGTACCGATGGTTATTTCGGTATGTGATATTGGCGGCAATACTGTTTTGGTGCACCGCATGGAGGATTCTCTTCTTGCAAGTATCAGTATTGCACAAAACAAGGCCTACACAGCTGCATCATTGAAAATGCCGAGTTCAGTCGCAGGGGATGCTGCAAAAGAAGCCGGTGAACTTTTTGGCCTTGGTAACTGCTGTGAGGGAAGAATCGTCACGTTTGGCGGCGGTTTCCCCATTAAGGAAGGCGATCGGATTATTGGTGCCATCGGTGTCAGCGGAGGCAGTGTCGCAGAGGATGAAAGTGTTGCCCAGGCTGGACTCGACGCTCTGTAA